Proteins from one Fervidicoccaceae archaeon genomic window:
- a CDS encoding ABC transporter ATP-binding protein, whose translation MREEQISQHTSIANGEEILKVVNIRKSFGGLVALDGVSLSVKKGTVTMIIGPNGSGKTTLLNVISGFLKSDSGKVFYKGVDITNMPPHKINKLGLVRTFQIPQPFYSLTVLENLLVASRENRGEKALNAMRRSTWIKDEEKDLERAREILRVINLERVADQQSSKLSGGQLKLLEIGRALMNGAETVLMDEPAAGVAPSLAHEIFSLLRRLARERGMTFLIIEHVLEIALGYVDIAYAMAKGRVVAEGKPEEVVSNPIVIETYLGG comes from the coding sequence TTGAGAGAGGAGCAAATATCTCAGCATACTTCGATAGCGAACGGAGAAGAAATTCTCAAAGTAGTTAACATTAGGAAATCGTTTGGCGGTCTCGTTGCCCTAGACGGAGTTTCCCTCTCTGTGAAAAAGGGAACTGTGACTATGATTATTGGCCCCAACGGTTCTGGCAAGACGACGCTGCTCAACGTGATCAGCGGATTTCTGAAGAGCGACTCTGGAAAGGTCTTCTATAAGGGGGTGGACATAACAAACATGCCTCCCCACAAAATAAACAAATTGGGATTGGTGAGAACTTTTCAGATACCGCAGCCATTCTACAGTCTGACCGTTCTGGAAAACCTGTTGGTCGCGTCTAGAGAGAACAGAGGGGAGAAAGCATTAAATGCTATGAGAAGATCTACCTGGATTAAGGACGAGGAAAAGGATCTGGAGAGAGCCAGAGAAATTTTAAGAGTAATTAATCTCGAGAGAGTGGCAGATCAACAGTCATCTAAGCTTAGTGGTGGGCAGCTCAAGTTGCTGGAAATAGGAAGAGCACTAATGAATGGAGCAGAGACTGTTCTCATGGATGAGCCAGCTGCGGGAGTTGCCCCTAGTTTAGCACATGAGATCTTCTCGCTTCTCAGAAGGCTGGCTAGAGAAAGAGGAATGACCTTCCTCATAATAGAGCATGTATTGGAAATAGCGCTTGGATATGTTGATATTGCATATGCAATGGCGAAGGGAAGAGTCGTGGCTGAAGGAAAGCCCGAGGAAGTAGTGAGCAATCCAATCGTAATTGAGACCTATCTCGGGGGTTAA
- a CDS encoding nitroreductase family protein codes for MEESSKIIEKIIGTRRSIRWFKQDPIPDEDLRRILEAGIRAPTASGAEQWLFVVVKDEGKRRALHDFIKRGQMIYLTRMLKRRAKQEELEEWESMFERGIYLAPIYVMGLLNYNRRRLTDEYHLYEYLWGIESVTLALGNMILTAWAMGYGSVWIAVPQLLEEELKATLGLPENASYVGTLAIGKPAEQPELRPRIPLEESVVLL; via the coding sequence ATGGAGGAATCCTCCAAGATCATTGAGAAGATAATAGGAACGAGAAGAAGCATAAGATGGTTCAAACAGGATCCCATTCCAGATGAGGATCTGAGGAGAATTCTTGAGGCCGGGATAAGGGCTCCAACTGCGAGCGGTGCGGAGCAGTGGCTATTTGTTGTTGTTAAGGATGAGGGAAAAAGGAGAGCTCTTCACGATTTCATAAAAAGAGGGCAGATGATTTACCTAACAAGGATGCTGAAAAGAAGAGCGAAGCAGGAGGAGCTTGAGGAATGGGAGAGTATGTTTGAAAGAGGAATTTATCTAGCTCCCATATATGTGATGGGTTTGTTGAATTACAACAGAAGGAGGCTAACGGATGAGTATCATCTCTATGAGTACTTGTGGGGAATAGAGAGCGTGACACTTGCTCTGGGGAACATGATTCTCACTGCTTGGGCCATGGGATATGGAAGTGTTTGGATCGCCGTTCCTCAGCTGCTTGAGGAGGAGCTGAAAGCTACTCTAGGACTGCCAGAAAATGCATCATACGTGGGAACTCTTGCCATTGGAAAGCCGGCGGAGCAACCTGAACTCAGGCCAAGAATTCCTCTGGAGGAGTCTGTTGTTTTACTTTGA
- a CDS encoding metallophosphoesterase — MAHAADIHLGKNFMKFEGEERNRDIELAFRQMMDLLVQEHVDLLAISGDLFERPRPNNYTLALFKEAVLEFLQKGGKILLVNGEHDTSTERDLTATDLVSRYLDGVYHLRHFYSKSEMLSIEKEGMRLNFYGLGAIRGPRAIENGKNIMRFIEKTALEENGKNIMISHISTKDYFPLADGYELASFPDGISYYALGHLHFRIIDNLKRGIVAYPGSLEILSLKEIEEWKKKGKGFYIVDLSSDEAIVHQVDLDIRPQEIFEISSAREIGELQGKIDRYLSTLVSDRSPIINILLEGDEVEILRKEIQSRLNALRSRNVLISITSRPSESDRLFEKVEGFRGAGGSNELKIMSKIVADEQIAKLIIDLKNCLSEEEKDCREIAEAITERRDYWNKAIEKWPGIGDAINKERPHGSEQGLMKFKR, encoded by the coding sequence ATGGCCCATGCAGCGGACATTCATCTTGGAAAGAACTTCATGAAATTTGAAGGAGAGGAGAGAAACAGGGATATAGAGCTGGCATTCAGACAGATGATGGACCTCCTCGTGCAGGAGCATGTAGATCTCCTTGCAATATCTGGAGATCTGTTTGAGAGGCCAAGGCCCAACAATTACACATTAGCCCTCTTCAAAGAGGCAGTTCTAGAGTTCCTACAGAAAGGAGGGAAGATCCTTCTGGTTAATGGAGAGCACGACACTTCTACGGAGAGAGACTTAACAGCAACAGATCTAGTGTCCAGATACCTCGATGGAGTATATCACTTAAGGCACTTCTACTCAAAGAGCGAGATGCTCTCAATTGAAAAGGAAGGCATGAGGCTCAACTTCTATGGTCTTGGTGCAATAAGAGGACCTAGAGCAATAGAAAATGGAAAGAACATAATGAGATTTATTGAGAAAACAGCTCTGGAGGAAAATGGAAAGAACATAATGATATCTCACATTTCAACGAAGGACTACTTCCCCCTAGCCGACGGCTATGAGCTTGCATCCTTTCCAGATGGAATATCATATTATGCTTTGGGACATCTGCACTTCAGAATAATCGACAACTTAAAAAGAGGCATAGTTGCATATCCGGGAAGCCTGGAGATACTCTCCCTGAAGGAGATAGAGGAGTGGAAGAAGAAGGGCAAGGGCTTCTACATCGTTGACCTAAGCTCAGATGAAGCGATAGTGCACCAGGTCGACTTGGACATAAGACCTCAGGAAATATTCGAGATCTCGTCTGCACGAGAGATCGGTGAGCTGCAGGGAAAAATAGATAGATATCTCAGCACATTGGTGAGCGACAGGTCTCCTATAATAAACATATTGCTGGAAGGAGATGAAGTGGAAATACTGAGGAAAGAGATCCAGTCTCGCCTGAATGCTCTGCGGAGCAGGAACGTTCTCATCTCTATAACCTCTAGGCCCAGCGAGTCAGATCGCCTATTCGAAAAAGTTGAGGGGTTTCGAGGAGCAGGAGGATCCAATGAACTGAAAATTATGAGCAAAATAGTTGCAGACGAGCAGATAGCTAAGCTCATAATAGATCTGAAGAACTGCCTTTCCGAAGAGGAGAAAGACTGCAGAGAGATTGCTGAAGCAATAACGGAGAGAAGGGATTACTGGAACAAGGCAATTGAAAAGTGGCCTGGAATAGGCGATGCAATCAATAAGGAAAGGCCTCATGGAAGTGAGCAGGGACTGATGAAGTTCAAGAGATGA
- a CDS encoding ATP-binding protein yields MNMEPIENEGNEEEEINEEELEEIGYIIGESTPFKVLVLSRTPPNIGEYVLIKHQEGHLLGMVEDSIAGNPFIPENLTNIVSFENWRNIVDGRNYTRGVIRILTKIQPLLRGRRFEPPRNPPAPSSPVFKANDEILKRIFLPSDLQDDSALYHYSRSEKKGYVRIGVLANHPNVPVFINVDSLVSRHSAILAVTGAGKSNTVSILAERMVEGLGATILLFDMHSEYTESRIADRRTNIIKPRINPSSLTIWELYKLARIREDAVKQQSVLRYAYKKAREHMSELLQSDPAELSKFDIIDYMMDVLECLESFSEGAGRRSGSKSMEESREREEKRSGDKDPCSKLSNIPKKLDRDVVLSVEGKLEDLKDVYKDIISIHGPKSIKEIVKQGYLNIVDLGEVDDVGSDVVASYLLRRILEERKAYVRNREPGYPVPVYIFIEEAHILVPRDYDTLTKEIVSKIAREGRKFGVGISLVSQRPKSIDENSLSQTNNKIILKIVEPNDLKYVQNSSELLSDELLSMLPSLRTGEAILLGEFTKLPALVKIDEHLGKRAGRDLNIAELWQKNANITLDQTKEEIEDMLYPSEGPD; encoded by the coding sequence ATGAACATGGAACCCATAGAAAATGAAGGAAATGAAGAAGAGGAGATAAATGAGGAGGAATTGGAGGAGATAGGATACATAATAGGGGAGAGCACCCCATTCAAGGTGCTCGTCCTATCCAGAACTCCCCCAAATATAGGAGAATATGTTCTAATAAAGCATCAGGAAGGGCATCTTCTTGGAATGGTGGAGGATTCAATTGCTGGGAATCCATTTATTCCTGAGAACCTAACAAACATTGTATCATTCGAGAACTGGAGGAACATTGTCGATGGAAGGAACTATACCAGAGGGGTTATAAGAATACTTACCAAGATACAACCACTGCTCCGGGGAAGGAGATTTGAGCCTCCGAGAAATCCACCAGCTCCTTCAAGCCCAGTGTTCAAAGCTAATGATGAGATACTTAAAAGGATCTTCCTTCCCTCGGACCTTCAGGATGACAGCGCTCTCTATCATTACAGCAGGAGTGAGAAGAAGGGCTATGTTAGAATAGGCGTTCTGGCAAACCATCCAAATGTTCCAGTTTTCATCAATGTTGACTCCCTCGTCTCTAGGCACTCAGCAATTCTTGCAGTAACTGGAGCCGGTAAATCGAATACTGTGAGCATATTGGCAGAGAGAATGGTTGAAGGCCTGGGGGCAACAATTCTCCTTTTTGATATGCATAGTGAGTACACAGAATCGAGAATAGCCGATAGGAGGACCAACATAATAAAGCCAAGAATAAATCCATCGTCACTGACAATATGGGAACTATACAAGCTTGCTAGAATAAGAGAAGATGCTGTGAAGCAGCAAAGCGTCCTCAGGTATGCCTATAAGAAAGCGAGGGAACACATGAGCGAACTACTTCAGAGCGACCCAGCTGAGCTAAGCAAATTCGACATCATAGATTATATGATGGATGTTCTAGAGTGCTTGGAGTCCTTCAGCGAGGGCGCTGGAAGAAGATCAGGAAGCAAATCAATGGAAGAATCGAGAGAAAGGGAGGAGAAGAGAAGTGGAGATAAGGACCCGTGCTCGAAACTCTCCAATATTCCCAAAAAACTGGACAGAGATGTTGTGTTGAGTGTGGAGGGAAAATTAGAGGATCTCAAGGATGTATATAAGGACATCATCTCAATTCATGGGCCAAAATCCATCAAAGAAATAGTGAAGCAAGGCTATCTGAACATTGTTGATCTTGGAGAGGTAGATGATGTAGGGAGCGACGTTGTTGCATCTTATCTTCTCAGAAGAATTCTTGAGGAGAGAAAGGCATATGTCAGAAACAGGGAGCCAGGCTATCCAGTGCCTGTTTATATTTTCATAGAGGAAGCTCACATACTTGTGCCGAGGGACTATGATACATTAACGAAGGAAATAGTTAGCAAGATAGCTAGGGAGGGAAGGAAGTTTGGGGTTGGAATAAGCTTGGTGAGCCAGCGTCCAAAGAGCATAGATGAGAATTCGCTGAGCCAGACCAACAACAAGATCATTCTAAAGATCGTTGAACCAAACGACCTAAAATATGTTCAGAACTCCAGCGAGCTCTTGAGCGATGAGCTTCTGAGCATGCTACCTAGCCTGAGAACTGGTGAAGCCATACTTCTGGGAGAATTCACAAAGCTTCCAGCTCTAGTGAAAATAGACGAGCATCTGGGTAAGAGAGCCGGAAGAGATCTCAACATTGCAGAGCTCTGGCAGAAGAATGCCAATATAACTTTAGACCAGACCAAGGAAGAAATTGAAGATATGCTCTATCCTTCTGAGGGACCCGATTGA
- a CDS encoding metal-dependent hydrolase — translation MTHVLVGIGISIFVMTRLREFDQLMIAYALLFSALPDLDFSLKHRAMLHNIFAAFLLTLPLTYFSEGYLISMGLTTLSWTAFFASSLIAYLSHLLLDMLTKAGVSLFWPLSGKYYRLASLRYDDPIANSSLSALGVILILIALI, via the coding sequence ATGACGCATGTCCTAGTGGGAATTGGGATTTCCATATTTGTCATGACCAGGCTGAGAGAGTTCGATCAACTGATGATAGCATATGCACTTCTTTTCTCGGCACTTCCAGATCTGGATTTTTCCCTTAAGCATAGGGCAATGCTTCACAATATATTTGCCGCTTTTCTATTGACTCTCCCCCTCACATACTTCTCTGAGGGATATCTCATAAGCATGGGTCTGACAACGCTTTCCTGGACGGCCTTTTTCGCTTCATCACTAATAGCATACTTAAGCCATCTGCTCCTCGACATGCTAACTAAGGCGGGGGTATCACTCTTCTGGCCTCTATCTGGAAAATATTACAGGCTGGCATCCCTTAGGTACGATGATCCCATTGCTAACTCCTCTCTCTCTGCACTGGGGGTCATATTAATACTCATTGCACTTATCTGA
- a CDS encoding ABC transporter ATP-binding protein → MKLEGIILKTEKLNAGYGKMHILFDVDLEFPEKKITGIVGPNGSGKSTLLKTIFGLTRVMSGRILLKEKDITSKPPHEIAKLGIAYLPQTQNVFDNLTVQENLIMASYTLSKEEAKSKMEEVLEIFPILRAYMKQKAGRLSGGERQMLATAMALMRTPDVLMFDEPTAALSPKVAHQIINIIRELNAKRGKTVILVEQNARLALEISHEAIVMSSGKVAYRGEGRKLLEDPELGLLYLGVKTQSRR, encoded by the coding sequence GTGAAATTGGAAGGCATAATATTGAAAACTGAGAAACTAAATGCTGGATATGGGAAAATGCACATTCTCTTTGATGTAGACCTAGAGTTTCCAGAAAAGAAAATAACGGGCATAGTTGGACCAAATGGAAGCGGAAAGAGCACGCTCTTGAAGACCATTTTTGGACTAACAAGGGTGATGTCTGGAAGAATACTGCTGAAAGAAAAGGACATAACATCGAAGCCCCCCCACGAGATAGCAAAACTGGGGATAGCATATCTTCCGCAGACACAGAATGTCTTCGACAATCTCACTGTTCAGGAAAATCTTATAATGGCTTCATATACTCTCAGCAAGGAAGAAGCTAAATCGAAGATGGAGGAAGTACTGGAAATATTTCCTATTCTCAGGGCATACATGAAACAGAAGGCAGGGAGACTGAGTGGGGGAGAAAGGCAGATGCTTGCAACAGCAATGGCACTCATGAGGACTCCAGATGTGCTGATGTTCGATGAGCCGACCGCTGCTCTCTCTCCCAAAGTTGCCCACCAAATAATAAACATCATCAGGGAGCTTAACGCAAAGAGAGGGAAGACAGTGATCCTCGTTGAGCAGAATGCCAGGCTTGCACTGGAAATATCTCATGAGGCAATCGTTATGAGCAGCGGGAAAGTCGCGTACAGAGGAGAAGGGAGAAAGCTACTGGAGGATCCTGAGCTGGGTCTTCTTTATCTTGGTGTGAAAACCCAGAGTAGACGTTAG
- a CDS encoding AAA family ATPase, translating to MSLQPLKLEKLILENFYSYGSPTEISFSDGITIIVGENGAGKSSIVKGIYFAILGALPDVTIENAIHRGRNEMRVTLVLTDGSVKYVVTRKRGRRGGAREDTLRMIKDGKERIIATGAEDVTRKLGSLVFLSDFESLEKESLKKLLIDLVILNQGKMEEIGAVLSSNGRDKIEFLQRILGLSAYAKAWESMKDLAVDVKLDFKQPEEISIPFRRSYKITEKDLEEATSTLKQIDDGLERIQKEKERAQQMLQDSIAKERSLLESKKALEKEKASILGEIGSLEPLVSEANKASEKLQEMRRELSTFREKEKKLSEELEKAESIKKQLEDYKQFVKMRLYEEIEKALKSYSDNLISLHKLAEELKISGTLEELRVISDRQLKEMDERIRELERRKGVLRQYIQDQEYLSKNLESGEKELLSLLHNVACAGSIEINTRDLNDAVETMDSSLSAKLSEKKARIALLESSIDQLKRAIEELKTAKGRCPVCGRELDEAHRNELLKKYASELDSSIAELEALKKAEMELENCKKEMNRIRVKLGELNTLRNKLSMMKIEEYQNQLKNVELELEAYSRQKDNLSRMLELHHSMQSAREAILSKLREIEDQALSLENVDMESLEALQIIQERISKQKEQLVSPSSHAELMTFAELKGNIAKLERKLKEIQPEAKQSELASIRERIRSMEEKIAELEEKASQLPGLLERRQQLALQLSNLNESLEINERELARVRNEKGSLTEKLGRLEEQEKFLRALKGSMVETVYKLKVLLRVRSLFDREKGIPPLLMQYAIRALKTRLVESYRRFDLSYDDIRIDDYFNISLINSAQDMEVILDGSSGGEKVAVYLSFIFAAQEVVSELYGGGRRSGFIVLDEPTVNLDETRVRYLADVLREAITVGKGAQIIVVTHDEGLKEAGDTVLRVVKRGRISYVEEENEGF from the coding sequence ATGAGCCTCCAACCTCTTAAGCTGGAGAAGCTCATCTTGGAGAACTTCTACAGCTATGGTTCTCCCACCGAGATTTCCTTCTCAGATGGAATAACCATTATTGTTGGGGAGAACGGAGCTGGAAAATCGAGCATTGTTAAAGGAATTTACTTCGCAATTCTCGGAGCACTTCCCGACGTCACAATAGAAAATGCAATTCACAGAGGGAGAAACGAAATGCGCGTCACGCTTGTTCTAACCGACGGTAGCGTAAAGTATGTGGTCACAAGGAAGAGGGGAAGGAGAGGAGGAGCAAGAGAGGATACTCTTCGAATGATAAAGGATGGTAAAGAAAGAATTATCGCTACAGGAGCAGAAGATGTGACAAGAAAACTTGGTAGCCTTGTCTTTTTATCGGACTTCGAGTCACTGGAGAAAGAGAGCCTGAAGAAGCTGCTCATCGATCTTGTCATTCTCAACCAAGGAAAGATGGAGGAAATAGGCGCAGTTCTATCCTCCAACGGTAGGGACAAAATAGAGTTCCTCCAGCGCATTCTCGGTTTGAGTGCATACGCAAAAGCATGGGAAAGCATGAAGGATCTAGCGGTAGACGTTAAACTTGATTTCAAGCAACCTGAAGAAATAAGCATCCCCTTCAGAAGAAGCTACAAAATCACGGAAAAAGATCTGGAAGAAGCCACCTCAACTTTGAAACAAATCGATGATGGCCTGGAGAGAATTCAAAAAGAAAAGGAAAGAGCTCAGCAGATGCTTCAGGACAGCATAGCAAAGGAGAGAAGCCTTTTGGAGAGCAAAAAAGCATTGGAGAAAGAGAAAGCATCAATATTGGGAGAGATTGGTAGCCTGGAACCTCTGGTCTCCGAAGCCAATAAGGCCAGTGAGAAGCTCCAGGAGATGAGGAGAGAGCTCTCAACATTCAGGGAAAAGGAGAAGAAGCTCTCAGAAGAGCTGGAAAAGGCAGAGAGCATAAAAAAGCAGCTGGAGGATTACAAGCAGTTTGTTAAAATGAGACTATATGAGGAAATAGAAAAAGCTCTAAAGAGCTATTCAGATAATCTAATTTCCCTGCATAAGCTGGCTGAAGAGCTGAAGATTTCCGGAACACTGGAGGAGCTAAGAGTAATATCTGATAGGCAGCTCAAAGAAATGGATGAGAGGATAAGGGAGCTCGAGAGGAGGAAAGGTGTTCTCAGGCAGTACATTCAGGATCAGGAGTATCTTTCCAAAAACCTTGAGTCTGGAGAAAAAGAACTTCTCTCCCTCCTTCATAATGTTGCTTGTGCAGGAAGCATTGAGATAAACACTAGGGATCTCAATGATGCTGTAGAAACAATGGATAGCAGCCTCTCAGCTAAGCTCAGTGAGAAGAAGGCGAGAATAGCACTGCTTGAAAGCAGCATTGATCAGCTGAAGAGGGCAATAGAGGAGCTGAAAACAGCAAAAGGAAGATGTCCTGTATGCGGAAGAGAGCTGGATGAAGCTCATAGGAACGAGCTGCTTAAAAAATATGCGAGCGAGCTCGATAGCAGTATAGCAGAGCTGGAAGCTCTCAAAAAAGCTGAGATGGAGCTGGAGAACTGTAAGAAGGAGATGAATAGAATTCGAGTTAAGCTGGGCGAACTAAACACATTAAGAAACAAGCTTTCTATGATGAAAATAGAGGAATACCAGAACCAACTGAAAAACGTGGAGCTCGAGCTCGAAGCGTATTCGCGGCAAAAGGATAATTTAAGCAGGATGCTGGAGCTGCATCACTCAATGCAGTCAGCAAGGGAGGCCATTCTGAGCAAATTGAGGGAGATAGAAGATCAGGCTCTGAGCTTGGAAAATGTGGATATGGAAAGCCTGGAAGCATTGCAGATTATCCAGGAGAGGATCTCCAAGCAGAAAGAACAGCTCGTTTCTCCTTCATCTCATGCTGAGCTCATGACCTTTGCTGAGCTAAAGGGAAATATAGCTAAGCTGGAAAGAAAGCTGAAAGAAATTCAGCCAGAAGCCAAGCAATCAGAGCTCGCTTCTATCAGAGAGAGAATCAGAAGCATGGAGGAAAAAATAGCAGAGCTCGAGGAAAAAGCCTCACAGCTGCCAGGCCTTCTGGAAAGGAGGCAGCAGCTCGCGCTCCAGCTCAGCAACCTCAACGAAAGCCTGGAGATCAATGAGAGGGAACTGGCTAGAGTGAGGAACGAGAAAGGCTCGCTAACAGAGAAGCTTGGCAGACTAGAAGAGCAGGAGAAATTCCTCAGAGCTTTGAAAGGCTCCATGGTTGAGACCGTATATAAGCTCAAAGTTCTCCTGAGAGTTAGGTCTCTCTTCGATAGAGAGAAGGGGATTCCCCCGCTTCTTATGCAATATGCTATCAGAGCACTGAAGACCAGGTTGGTGGAATCGTATAGAAGATTCGATCTCTCCTATGATGACATAAGAATAGATGATTATTTCAATATTTCACTCATAAACTCCGCTCAAGATATGGAAGTTATTCTAGATGGGTCAAGTGGAGGAGAGAAGGTAGCAGTTTATCTTTCTTTTATATTTGCAGCGCAGGAAGTTGTCAGTGAGCTCTATGGTGGGGGAAGAAGATCGGGCTTCATTGTGCTCGACGAGCCAACAGTTAACTTGGATGAGACAAGAGTAAGATATTTGGCGGATGTGCTTAGAGAGGCTATTACTGTTGGAAAAGGAGCGCAGATCATTGTGGTAACCCATGATGAGGGGCTGAAGGAAGCAGGTGACACCGTTCTACGAGTTGTGAAGAGGGGGAGGATTTCATATGTGGAGGAGGAGAATGAAGGGTTCTGA
- a CDS encoding HesA/MoeB/ThiF family protein, with protein MSLPGNKALERYIRQLNLLGADGQRKLAESTVLVAGLGGLGSAASLYLASSGVGRLLLVDRDVLEISNLNRQILYSEGDIGKPKAELAAIRLKQLRGDAEIVPFVIDIFDDEFEGLVQKSDVIVDGMDNWKGRMRINELAVKYRKPFIHAAVGEWYGQLLVVIPGRGPCLHCLFRNAASPEKPPSIFPPSPGVMGVLEAAEAIKILTGKGEASYNKIIHVDFLRMEFREIRVVRDPKCPVCGKLGT; from the coding sequence ATGAGCTTGCCAGGAAACAAAGCTCTGGAGAGATATATAAGGCAGCTGAACTTGCTGGGAGCTGATGGTCAGAGGAAACTAGCTGAATCGACTGTCTTGGTTGCCGGATTGGGGGGACTTGGAAGCGCTGCTAGTCTGTACCTTGCATCATCGGGAGTTGGAAGGCTCTTATTGGTTGACAGAGATGTTCTTGAGATCTCTAATTTGAACAGACAGATTCTCTACTCTGAAGGCGACATTGGAAAACCAAAGGCGGAGCTAGCAGCAATCAGGCTCAAGCAGTTGAGGGGGGATGCAGAAATCGTCCCTTTTGTCATAGACATATTTGATGATGAGTTCGAGGGCCTTGTACAGAAAAGCGATGTAATAGTAGATGGCATGGATAATTGGAAGGGTAGGATGAGAATAAATGAGCTTGCAGTAAAGTACAGGAAGCCTTTTATTCATGCTGCGGTAGGAGAATGGTATGGGCAATTGCTAGTTGTTATTCCGGGAAGGGGGCCGTGCCTCCATTGTCTATTCAGAAATGCCGCCTCTCCGGAAAAGCCGCCTTCCATTTTCCCTCCTTCTCCGGGAGTAATGGGGGTTCTCGAAGCGGCCGAAGCCATAAAGATTTTAACAGGAAAAGGAGAAGCAAGCTACAACAAGATAATTCATGTGGATTTTCTCAGAATGGAGTTCAGAGAGATAAGGGTAGTAAGAGATCCAAAATGTCCTGTGTGCGGAAAGCTGGGGACTTGA
- a CDS encoding chromatin protein Cren7 → MEKKPVKVKDKTTGKEVELVPIKVWRLSPSGRKGIKMGLFQSPITKQYFRARVPDDYQEF, encoded by the coding sequence ATGGAAAAGAAACCAGTTAAAGTAAAGGATAAGACAACGGGGAAGGAGGTTGAGCTAGTACCCATAAAAGTTTGGAGGCTGAGTCCTAGCGGTAGAAAGGGAATAAAGATGGGGCTTTTTCAGAGCCCAATAACGAAGCAATACTTCAGGGCAAGAGTTCCTGATGATTATCAGGAATTTTGA
- a CDS encoding ferredoxin, with protein MAKIKVTIDRDGCIGDMVCVNLCPDVFEMNQDDGKSQIVAKWRTNASDPSTGLVDESLEECVKSAAESCPVSVIHWEKV; from the coding sequence ATGGCAAAAATTAAGGTAACAATTGATAGAGATGGATGCATAGGAGATATGGTCTGCGTAAATCTTTGTCCAGACGTTTTTGAAATGAACCAGGATGATGGAAAGAGCCAGATTGTGGCTAAATGGAGAACGAATGCAAGCGATCCATCAACCGGACTCGTTGATGAAAGCCTAGAGGAGTGCGTCAAATCGGCAGCAGAGAGCTGCCCTGTCTCAGTTATACATTGGGAAAAGGTATAA
- a CDS encoding DNA double-strand break repair nuclease NurA, translating to MKGSDMSYIDDILEVASKKQDEIKRKIFLLGINEKEALEKISSGLVEIPSEIPAHLQPEKVAAVDGGSYPISMLGFEMYFIKSYSVRLVYNSSSKIYTEKEESRIVDVDILIPPSMSQDRITVYRQISEIRSMYDSLKMEFFTLADGSLESLIARPAHMKLKELDREDSSLCDIVSELIEKEERDDVAIASKGYIEREMSSNTERAKVIELVEKAVRLSRLFDMVAKGQYLAFVTKTGRSNNLFKLPLPDQYVLTKLVAGTGYIIETVSESLDAVIGQELSSLCNTRESARSVSFISGYARLSPGAPFLKIQLLSPFASEKGSLVKAYEELILKLASISIADGYPFPLLLAHQRAHIRKSTAEMIIDAFGFREELSGREEVDVL from the coding sequence ATGAAGGGTTCTGATATGAGCTACATAGATGATATACTCGAGGTAGCTTCAAAAAAGCAGGATGAAATAAAGAGAAAGATATTCCTATTGGGAATAAATGAGAAAGAAGCACTTGAGAAGATAAGCAGTGGGCTGGTCGAAATTCCAAGCGAAATTCCTGCACATCTCCAACCTGAGAAAGTCGCAGCAGTTGATGGGGGATCCTATCCAATTTCCATGCTCGGCTTCGAAATGTACTTCATAAAGTCATACTCCGTCAGGCTTGTATATAATTCATCCAGCAAAATATACACTGAGAAAGAGGAGAGCAGAATCGTTGATGTGGATATACTTATTCCCCCATCAATGTCCCAGGACAGGATTACAGTTTACAGACAAATCAGCGAGATAAGATCAATGTATGATTCACTAAAAATGGAATTCTTCACACTGGCAGATGGCAGTCTAGAATCCCTTATTGCTAGGCCAGCACATATGAAGCTAAAGGAGCTCGATAGGGAGGACAGCTCCCTCTGCGACATCGTGTCCGAGCTTATTGAGAAAGAGGAGAGGGATGATGTCGCAATAGCCTCCAAGGGCTATATAGAGAGGGAAATGAGCAGCAACACCGAGAGGGCAAAGGTCATAGAGCTCGTTGAGAAAGCAGTGAGGCTCTCAAGGCTCTTCGATATGGTAGCAAAGGGGCAATACCTTGCCTTCGTTACGAAAACCGGAAGGAGCAACAATCTCTTCAAGCTTCCTCTGCCTGATCAGTATGTTCTAACCAAGCTGGTAGCAGGAACAGGATACATAATAGAGACTGTTAGCGAAAGCCTAGATGCAGTTATTGGTCAGGAACTTAGCTCTCTTTGCAACACAAGGGAGAGTGCCAGATCAGTTTCCTTCATAAGTGGATATGCTAGGCTATCTCCAGGAGCCCCCTTCCTCAAAATACAGCTTCTCTCTCCATTTGCTTCGGAAAAGGGATCACTTGTGAAGGCATATGAGGAGCTCATTCTGAAGCTTGCATCAATTTCAATAGCTGATGGATACCCATTTCCCCTGCTACTGGCTCACCAGAGAGCTCATATAAGGAAAAGCACTGCTGAGATGATTATAGATGCTTTTGGATTTAGAGAAGAGCTGAGTGGGAGAGAGGAAGTGGATGTTCTCTGA